The Anas platyrhynchos isolate ZD024472 breed Pekin duck chromosome 3, IASCAAS_PekinDuck_T2T, whole genome shotgun sequence genome includes a window with the following:
- the GPATCH11 gene encoding G patch domain-containing protein 11 isoform X1 encodes MGEDEEEDYMSDLFIKQDVRPGLPMVRRVKEALQKEEKQKEANERNRQKSVKEEEKERRDLVLKSALGNENKGFALLQKMGYKSGQALGKSGEGIVEPIPLNIKTGRSGLGHEEFKKRKAEEKLENYRQKLHMKKQANEQAADQFRVRFKNKQEERKMEGDLRKSQRACQQLDMQKDIDVPKETWYWLEPEEEDKKDEEDKDDECTSSDLSVSEKLQLLTAYLREEHFYCIWCGTTYEDSEDLSSNCPGDSAADHD; translated from the exons ATGGgggaggatgaagaggaggatTACATGTCTGATTTGTTTATTAA GCAGGATGTGAGGCCAGGCTTGCCTATGGTACGCCGGGTGAAAGAGGCTcttcagaaggaagaaaagcaaaaagaagccAACGAGAGGAACCGACAGAAGAGcgtaaaagaggaagaaaaagagcgGCGTGACCTGGTGTTGAAGAGTGCGTTGGGCAACGAGAACAAAGGCTTTGCCCTGCTGCAGAAGATGGGCTACAAGAGTGGCCAGGCCCTTGGCAAAAGTG gAGAAGGCATTGTTGAACCTATTCCTCTGAACATAAAAACAG GCAGAAGCGGGCTTGGTCATGAGGAATTCAAAAAGcggaaagctgaagaaaaactaGAAAACTATAGACAAAAACTCCATatgaaaaaacaagcaaatgaacAAGCTGCAGATCAATTCAG AGTAAggttcaaaaacaaacaagaagagcGTAAGATGGAAGGAGACCTTCGAAAAAGCCAGAGAGCCTGCCAGCAATTAGATATGCAGAAA GATATTGATGTTCCCAAGGAGACTTGGTATTGGCTAGAACCTGAAGAGGAAGACAAGAAGGATGAAGAAGACAAGGATGATGAATGCACAAGCTCAGACTTAAGT GTATCAGAAAAGCTACAACTCCTGACTGCATATTTAAGAGAAGAACACTTTTATTGCATTTGGTGTGGAACCACCTACGAAG ATTCTGAAGATTTGTCTTCAAATTGCCCTGGAGACAGTGCTGCAGATCATGACTAA
- the GPATCH11 gene encoding G patch domain-containing protein 11 isoform X2: MVRRVKEALQKEEKQKEANERNRQKSVKEEEKERRDLVLKSALGNENKGFALLQKMGYKSGQALGKSGEGIVEPIPLNIKTGRSGLGHEEFKKRKAEEKLENYRQKLHMKKQANEQAADQFRVRFKNKQEERKMEGDLRKSQRACQQLDMQKDIDVPKETWYWLEPEEEDKKDEEDKDDECTSSDLSVSEKLQLLTAYLREEHFYCIWCGTTYEDSEDLSSNCPGDSAADHD, encoded by the exons ATGGTACGCCGGGTGAAAGAGGCTcttcagaaggaagaaaagcaaaaagaagccAACGAGAGGAACCGACAGAAGAGcgtaaaagaggaagaaaaagagcgGCGTGACCTGGTGTTGAAGAGTGCGTTGGGCAACGAGAACAAAGGCTTTGCCCTGCTGCAGAAGATGGGCTACAAGAGTGGCCAGGCCCTTGGCAAAAGTG gAGAAGGCATTGTTGAACCTATTCCTCTGAACATAAAAACAG GCAGAAGCGGGCTTGGTCATGAGGAATTCAAAAAGcggaaagctgaagaaaaactaGAAAACTATAGACAAAAACTCCATatgaaaaaacaagcaaatgaacAAGCTGCAGATCAATTCAG AGTAAggttcaaaaacaaacaagaagagcGTAAGATGGAAGGAGACCTTCGAAAAAGCCAGAGAGCCTGCCAGCAATTAGATATGCAGAAA GATATTGATGTTCCCAAGGAGACTTGGTATTGGCTAGAACCTGAAGAGGAAGACAAGAAGGATGAAGAAGACAAGGATGATGAATGCACAAGCTCAGACTTAAGT GTATCAGAAAAGCTACAACTCCTGACTGCATATTTAAGAGAAGAACACTTTTATTGCATTTGGTGTGGAACCACCTACGAAG ATTCTGAAGATTTGTCTTCAAATTGCCCTGGAGACAGTGCTGCAGATCATGACTAA